The proteins below come from a single Streptomyces sp. M92 genomic window:
- a CDS encoding TetR/AcrR family transcriptional regulator: protein MARTKEFDPDAALQSALELFWRRGYEATSMSDLVEHLGIGRASLYATFGSKHALYLKAMDRYAETREPALLAELSQPGPALPAVRAVVRRFAAEAASPQARLSGCFVTNTAAELAPHDPAAARRVELSWEHIETPLHSALVRARAQGELPEDRDPRALARMLLVLMQGLRVVGKASNDPARVRDAAEQALALLD from the coding sequence GTGGCCAGGACCAAGGAATTCGATCCGGACGCCGCGTTGCAGTCGGCCCTCGAGCTGTTCTGGCGGCGCGGCTACGAAGCGACGTCGATGTCGGACCTCGTCGAACACCTCGGCATCGGCCGCGCCAGCCTCTACGCGACCTTCGGCAGCAAGCACGCGCTGTACCTGAAGGCCATGGACCGGTACGCCGAGACCCGCGAACCGGCCCTCCTCGCCGAGTTGTCCCAACCCGGCCCCGCGCTGCCCGCGGTACGGGCGGTGGTGCGCCGGTTCGCCGCGGAAGCCGCCTCGCCCCAGGCCCGGCTGAGCGGCTGCTTCGTCACCAACACCGCGGCCGAGCTGGCCCCGCACGATCCCGCGGCGGCCCGCCGGGTCGAGCTCAGCTGGGAGCACATCGAGACCCCGCTGCACTCCGCGCTCGTACGGGCCCGGGCCCAGGGCGAGCTGCCCGAGGACCGCGATCCGCGGGCGCTCGCCCGCATGCTGCTCGTACTGATGCAGGGCCTACGGGTCGTCGGCAAGGCGTCGAACGATCCCGCCCGAGTGCGGGACGCGGCCGAACAGGCCTTGGCCCTGCTGGACTGA
- a CDS encoding DUF5133 domain-containing protein → MLEPDPKVVRELLTRYASLRIAQAERQSPAAARELADVSYTLCVMMATTGIHDAVAKADALLLAKGRTADTARAADPDGESGLSLAV, encoded by the coding sequence GTGCTCGAACCGGACCCGAAGGTCGTCAGGGAGTTGCTGACGCGGTACGCGTCACTGCGGATCGCTCAGGCGGAGAGGCAGAGCCCGGCGGCGGCGCGCGAGCTGGCGGACGTCAGCTACACGCTCTGCGTGATGATGGCGACCACCGGCATCCACGACGCGGTGGCCAAGGCCGACGCGCTGCTGCTTGCCAAGGGGCGGACGGCGGACACCGCCCGCGCGGCGGACCCGGACGGGGAGAGCGGCCTGTCGCTGGCCGTGTGA
- a CDS encoding GlxA family transcriptional regulator, protein MHSVAILVLDDVVPFDMAAPMQAFDWTRLPDGRTPYRVRLCAESPEVRTHGLVLRVDQGLEALESADTIIVPGRSDESGPPSERVLAALRRAAGAGTRIASVCVGAFVLAEAGLLDGLRATTHWIAAAELARRHPRVRVEPDVLYVDNGQILTSAGAAAGLDMCLHMIRRDLGSAVAAHAARMCVVPLEREGGQAQFIVHEYPPVPRGSDLEPLLEWIEDNLAGEITLGALAARSGMSERTFSRRFREQTGTTPLQWLLRARVRRAQYLLENGDHSVERIARQAGFGSPTAFRERFRRVVGTTPHAYRAAFHGKSATAARDA, encoded by the coding sequence ATGCACTCCGTGGCGATCCTGGTCCTCGACGACGTGGTGCCGTTCGACATGGCGGCGCCCATGCAGGCCTTCGACTGGACGCGGCTGCCCGACGGGCGCACCCCGTACCGGGTGCGGCTGTGCGCCGAGTCGCCCGAGGTGCGCACGCACGGGCTCGTCCTCCGCGTCGACCAGGGCCTCGAGGCGTTGGAGTCGGCCGACACGATCATCGTGCCGGGCCGCTCCGACGAGTCCGGACCGCCCTCCGAACGTGTCCTGGCGGCGCTGCGGCGGGCGGCCGGCGCCGGTACGCGGATCGCGTCCGTGTGCGTGGGCGCCTTCGTCCTCGCCGAAGCCGGACTGCTGGACGGCCTGCGGGCCACCACGCACTGGATCGCCGCGGCGGAACTGGCCCGCCGCCATCCGCGCGTGCGGGTGGAGCCGGATGTGCTCTACGTCGACAACGGCCAGATCCTCACCTCGGCGGGCGCCGCCGCCGGTCTCGACATGTGCCTGCACATGATCCGCCGGGACCTGGGGTCGGCGGTCGCCGCGCACGCCGCCCGGATGTGCGTGGTGCCGTTGGAACGGGAGGGCGGGCAGGCGCAGTTCATCGTGCACGAGTACCCGCCGGTGCCGCGGGGTTCGGACCTGGAGCCGCTGCTGGAGTGGATCGAGGACAACCTGGCCGGGGAGATCACCCTCGGGGCGCTGGCGGCGCGCTCGGGCATGAGCGAGCGCACCTTCAGCCGCCGGTTCCGCGAGCAGACCGGCACCACGCCCTTGCAGTGGCTGCTGCGGGCTCGGGTACGGCGCGCCCAGTACCTGCTGGAGAACGGCGACCACTCGGTCGAACGGATCGCGCGGCAGGCCGGGTTCGGCTCCCCCACGGCCTTCCGGGAGCGGTTCCGGCGGGTGGTAGGGACGACACCCCACGCCTATCGCGCCGCGTTCCACGGGAAGTCCGCGACTGCGGCACGGGACGCGTAG
- the tgmB gene encoding ATP-grasp ribosomal peptide maturase → MTVLILTCDEDVTADMVVVHLNASGVPVVRLDPADLTGSVALSGEFVHGSFRGHLSSGGRLVSIGGLRSVWVRRPGGAAARAAEPSAWLTEESGQALYGMLRDCGARWMNDPDAAHRARHKPWQLRLAQRCGLPVPATLITTFPRAAREFAERYPDLVVKPVSGAHPQDPPLAVPTSRVPPEADFSAVAHGPTLLQRRVAKRADIRLTAVGEELLAARKAALACPDPAEVVDVRFTASPEPWRPVEVPPLVAEAVRAYLRAARLAYGAFDFAEDGDGTWWFLECNQSGQFGFVEVDTGQPIARTIAEWLARPASGEPVDAGGPDTAAVG, encoded by the coding sequence ATGACCGTTCTGATCCTGACCTGTGACGAGGACGTCACCGCGGACATGGTGGTCGTCCACCTGAACGCGTCGGGAGTACCGGTGGTCCGCCTGGACCCCGCCGATCTCACCGGTTCCGTCGCTCTCTCCGGCGAGTTCGTGCACGGCTCCTTCCGGGGCCATCTGTCCTCGGGGGGCCGACTGGTGAGCATCGGCGGGCTGCGGTCCGTCTGGGTGCGCAGGCCGGGCGGTGCGGCCGCGCGGGCCGCCGAGCCCTCCGCGTGGCTGACCGAGGAGTCCGGGCAGGCGCTGTACGGCATGCTCCGCGACTGCGGGGCGCGCTGGATGAACGATCCGGACGCCGCGCACCGGGCCCGGCACAAGCCCTGGCAGCTGCGCCTGGCCCAGCGGTGCGGGCTGCCGGTGCCGGCGACCCTGATCACGACGTTTCCGCGCGCCGCGCGCGAGTTCGCCGAGCGCTATCCGGACCTGGTGGTCAAGCCCGTCTCGGGCGCACACCCGCAGGATCCGCCCCTGGCGGTGCCGACCAGTCGGGTTCCGCCCGAGGCCGACTTCTCCGCAGTCGCCCACGGCCCGACGCTGCTGCAACGCCGGGTCGCCAAGCGCGCCGACATCCGGCTCACCGCCGTCGGCGAGGAGCTGCTGGCCGCGCGGAAGGCGGCCCTGGCGTGCCCGGACCCCGCCGAGGTCGTCGACGTCCGCTTCACGGCGTCCCCCGAGCCGTGGCGGCCCGTCGAGGTGCCGCCGCTCGTCGCCGAGGCCGTCCGCGCCTATCTCCGCGCGGCGCGCCTCGCCTACGGTGCCTTCGACTTCGCCGAGGACGGCGACGGCACCTGGTGGTTCCTGGAGTGCAACCAGTCGGGGCAGTTCGGCTTCGTCGAGGTGGACACGGGTCAGCCGATCGCCCGCACCATCGCCGAGTGGCTGGCCCGCCCCGCTTCCGGGGAGCCGGTGGACGCGGGCGGCCCGGACACCGCGGCCGTCGGGTGA
- the tgmA gene encoding putative ATP-grasp-modified RiPP, with the protein MQPFALNYARPAVELEATTPYVYDSGLQLNVLLDGRVAAGDHALLRELGTTTSTAGSKTHFDD; encoded by the coding sequence ATGCAACCGTTCGCGCTCAACTACGCACGGCCCGCAGTGGAGTTGGAAGCGACAACTCCCTACGTCTACGACTCCGGGCTGCAGTTGAACGTGCTCCTGGACGGGCGGGTGGCCGCAGGTGACCACGCGCTGCTGAGAGAGCTCGGGACCACGACCTCCACCGCGGGGTCGAAGACTCACTTCGACGACTGA
- a CDS encoding DUF1232 domain-containing protein, producing MDTTTVVIIAAVTLAVAVLATAVAVLVRLVRTRRDLERAGLPTGPRWVFWGAVLYLVLPADLLPDPVYLDDVGVLLLALRSARGPLGGRRGAEDRRRDAGPPNDYAA from the coding sequence GTGGACACGACCACAGTGGTGATCATCGCGGCGGTGACGCTCGCGGTGGCGGTCCTCGCGACGGCGGTGGCCGTGCTGGTGCGGCTGGTCCGCACCCGGCGGGATCTGGAACGGGCGGGGCTGCCCACCGGTCCGCGGTGGGTCTTCTGGGGCGCCGTCCTCTACCTGGTGCTGCCGGCGGACCTCCTGCCGGACCCGGTCTACCTGGACGACGTGGGCGTGCTGCTCCTCGCGCTGCGCTCCGCGCGCGGCCCTCTCGGCGGCCGGCGGGGCGCCGAGGACCGGCGGCGGGACGCCGGTCCGCCCAATGACTACGCTGCGTAA
- a CDS encoding xanthine dehydrogenase family protein molybdopterin-binding subunit — MTGTETVLGAPAERREGREKVTGTARYAAEYDVPGRAQAWPVPAAVARGRVTGVDTAPALALPGVLAVLTHENAPRLADPEDPTLAVLQSPHVPHRGWFVGLVVGETLEAARAGAAAVRVTYEAEEHDVTLTAGHPEAYVPDSANGGFPAVTEHGDAEAAFASSGTRLDVEYRVPPLHNHPMEPHTSTAWWEDGRLTAHSSSQGTTAVRAELARMFELPGDRVTVLAEHVGGGFGSKGTPRPDVVLAAMAARVTGRPVTVALPRRYLPAVVGHRAPTLHRLRLGAGADGRLTSLTHEVTTHTSRVKEFVEQAAVPARVMYAAPALRTAHRVTRLDVPTPSWMRAPGECPGMYALESAMDELATELGIDPVELRIRNEPETEPDSGKPFSSRNLVECLREGARRFGWQDRDPRPGSRAAGPLLIGSGVAAATYPVLVSPCTASARALPDGGFLVRVNATDIGTGARTVCAQIAADALGVPLDRVRIEVADSGIGFAPMAGGSSGTASWGWAVHEACVRLLGRLDGHSGPLPDEGVTADADTSGTADAESPYARHAFGAHFAEVTVDTVTGEVRVTRLLGVFAAGRILNARTARSQFVGGMTMGLGMALTEDSTVDPAFGDFTESDLASYHVPAHADVADVQAYWVDEEDAHLNPMGSKGIGEIGIVGSAAAVGNAVHHATGIRFRELPLTPHRVLTALLEHEHPAGMLGV, encoded by the coding sequence ATGACCGGCACCGAAACCGTCCTGGGCGCTCCGGCCGAGCGCCGGGAGGGGCGGGAGAAGGTCACCGGCACCGCCCGGTACGCCGCCGAGTACGACGTCCCCGGCCGGGCACAGGCCTGGCCGGTGCCGGCCGCCGTGGCGCGGGGCCGGGTGACCGGCGTCGACACCGCGCCCGCGCTCGCGCTGCCCGGCGTGCTCGCGGTGCTCACGCACGAGAACGCGCCCCGGCTCGCCGATCCGGAGGACCCCACCCTGGCCGTGCTGCAGAGCCCGCACGTCCCGCACCGGGGCTGGTTCGTGGGCCTGGTGGTCGGCGAGACGCTGGAGGCGGCGCGGGCCGGCGCCGCGGCGGTGCGGGTCACGTACGAGGCGGAGGAGCACGACGTGACGCTCACCGCCGGCCATCCGGAGGCGTACGTCCCCGACTCGGCCAACGGCGGGTTCCCGGCCGTCACGGAACACGGGGACGCCGAAGCCGCGTTCGCGTCGTCGGGGACCCGGCTGGACGTCGAGTACCGGGTCCCGCCGCTGCACAACCACCCGATGGAGCCGCACACCAGCACGGCGTGGTGGGAGGACGGCCGGCTGACCGCGCACTCCTCCAGCCAGGGCACCACCGCCGTACGCGCGGAACTGGCCCGGATGTTCGAGCTGCCCGGGGACCGGGTCACGGTCCTCGCCGAGCACGTGGGCGGCGGCTTCGGGTCCAAGGGCACGCCCCGCCCCGACGTGGTGCTGGCCGCGATGGCGGCGCGGGTGACCGGACGGCCGGTCACGGTGGCGCTGCCGCGCCGCTACCTGCCGGCCGTCGTGGGACACCGCGCGCCGACCCTGCACCGGCTGCGGCTCGGCGCCGGCGCCGACGGCCGGCTCACCTCCCTGACGCACGAGGTGACGACGCACACCTCCCGGGTGAAGGAGTTCGTGGAGCAGGCGGCCGTCCCCGCCCGGGTCATGTACGCCGCGCCCGCCCTGCGCACCGCGCACCGCGTCACCCGGCTGGACGTGCCCACACCGTCCTGGATGCGCGCCCCCGGCGAATGCCCCGGCATGTACGCGCTGGAGTCCGCGATGGACGAACTGGCCACCGAGCTCGGCATCGACCCGGTGGAGCTGCGGATCCGCAACGAGCCGGAGACCGAACCGGACAGCGGCAAGCCCTTCAGCAGCCGGAACCTGGTGGAGTGCCTGCGCGAGGGCGCCCGCCGCTTCGGCTGGCAGGACCGTGATCCGCGCCCGGGGTCCCGCGCCGCCGGGCCGCTGCTGATCGGCAGCGGGGTGGCCGCGGCCACGTACCCGGTGCTGGTGTCGCCGTGCACGGCCTCGGCGCGGGCGCTGCCCGACGGCGGCTTCCTGGTCCGGGTCAACGCCACCGACATCGGCACCGGCGCCCGAACGGTCTGCGCGCAGATCGCGGCCGACGCCCTCGGCGTGCCGCTGGACCGGGTGCGCATCGAAGTCGCCGACAGCGGCATCGGGTTCGCGCCGATGGCCGGCGGCTCCTCCGGCACCGCCTCGTGGGGGTGGGCCGTGCACGAGGCGTGTGTCCGGCTGCTCGGCCGGCTCGACGGGCACTCGGGGCCGCTGCCCGACGAGGGCGTCACCGCCGACGCCGACACCTCCGGCACCGCGGACGCCGAGAGCCCGTACGCGCGGCACGCGTTCGGCGCGCACTTCGCCGAGGTCACCGTGGACACGGTCACCGGTGAGGTGCGGGTGACGCGGCTGCTGGGGGTGTTCGCGGCGGGGCGCATCCTCAACGCCCGTACCGCCCGCTCCCAGTTCGTCGGCGGCATGACGATGGGGCTGGGCATGGCGCTGACCGAGGACAGCACGGTGGACCCGGCGTTCGGCGACTTCACCGAGTCCGACCTGGCCTCCTACCACGTGCCCGCGCACGCCGACGTGGCGGACGTCCAGGCGTACTGGGTCGACGAGGAGGACGCCCACCTCAACCCGATGGGCAGCAAGGGGATCGGTGAGATCGGCATCGTCGGCTCGGCGGCCGCCGTCGGCAACGCCGTCCACCACGCCACCGGCATCCGCTTCCGGGAACTCCCGCTCACTCCGCACCGGGTGCTCACCGCCCTGCTGGAGCACGAGCACCCCGCGGGCATGCTGGGCGTGTGA
- a CDS encoding FAD binding domain-containing protein, producing MQPFAYVRAGSVEEATDAFAAHPGARYLGGGTNLVDLMKLGVETPAALVDVTRLPLDTVEELPDGSLRAGAMVRNSDLAAHPAVRDRYPALSQALLAGASGQLRNAATTGGNLLQRTRCPYFQDLSKPCNKREPGTGCGALQGVHRDHAVLGHSEQCIATHPSDMAVALAALDARVELHGPDGTRSVPAADFHRLPGTHPERDTEIHPGELITGVVLPAATAGLPSAYRKARDRASYAFALASVAVVLHMADGVVDRAGIAFGALAHRPWRARRAEDALVGAAPTTAAFEHAVDLELAAAEPLRDNAYKVPLARRLALDVLDRLAPPATT from the coding sequence GTGCAGCCCTTCGCCTACGTACGGGCCGGCAGCGTCGAGGAGGCCACCGACGCGTTCGCCGCCCACCCCGGCGCCCGCTACCTCGGCGGCGGCACCAACCTCGTCGACCTGATGAAGCTCGGCGTGGAGACGCCCGCCGCCCTCGTCGACGTCACCCGGCTGCCGCTGGACACCGTGGAGGAACTGCCCGACGGTTCGCTGCGGGCCGGGGCCATGGTGCGCAACAGCGACCTCGCGGCCCATCCCGCCGTCCGCGACCGCTACCCCGCGCTGTCCCAGGCGCTGCTGGCGGGCGCCTCGGGGCAGTTGCGCAACGCCGCCACCACGGGCGGCAACCTGTTGCAGCGCACCCGCTGCCCCTACTTCCAGGACCTGTCCAAGCCCTGCAACAAGCGGGAGCCCGGCACGGGTTGCGGCGCCCTCCAGGGCGTGCACCGCGACCACGCGGTGCTCGGCCACTCCGAGCAGTGCATCGCCACCCACCCGTCGGACATGGCGGTGGCGCTCGCCGCCCTCGACGCCCGGGTGGAGCTGCACGGCCCCGACGGCACCCGGAGCGTGCCCGCCGCCGACTTCCACCGCCTGCCCGGCACGCACCCCGAGCGGGACACGGAGATCCACCCCGGCGAGCTGATCACCGGCGTGGTCCTGCCCGCCGCCACCGCCGGGCTGCCCTCGGCGTACCGCAAGGCGCGGGACCGGGCGTCGTACGCCTTCGCCCTGGCCTCCGTCGCCGTCGTCCTGCACATGGCGGACGGGGTGGTGGACCGCGCCGGGATCGCCTTCGGGGCGCTGGCGCACCGGCCCTGGCGGGCTCGGCGGGCCGAGGACGCGCTGGTGGGCGCGGCGCCCACCACGGCGGCCTTCGAGCACGCCGTCGACCTGGAACTTGCCGCCGCCGAACCGCTGCGGGACAACGCCTACAAGGTGCCGCTGGCCCGCCGGCTGGCCCTGGACGTACTGGACCGGCTCGCGCCGCCCGCCACCACCTGA
- a CDS encoding (2Fe-2S)-binding protein, translating into MDSQHEGTAPASPPPTSRSDTTLRVNGKPHTLTVDHRRVLLDLLREDLGLAGAKKGCDHGQCGACTVLVDGRRVNSCLLFAVALDGCEITTVEGLAGDGEELHPMQRAFLDRDAFQCGYCTPGQICSAVGVLAEAAAGHPSHVTDPQAPSGEPVPLGREEIRERLSGNICRCGAYPRIADAVEDVI; encoded by the coding sequence ATGGACAGCCAGCACGAGGGCACCGCCCCCGCCTCCCCGCCACCGACGTCCCGGTCGGACACCACGCTCCGCGTCAACGGCAAACCGCACACCCTCACCGTCGACCACCGCCGCGTACTGCTGGACCTGCTGCGGGAGGACCTCGGTCTCGCGGGTGCCAAGAAGGGCTGCGACCACGGGCAGTGCGGCGCCTGCACGGTCCTCGTGGACGGGCGGCGCGTCAACAGCTGCCTGCTGTTCGCCGTCGCCCTGGACGGCTGCGAGATCACCACCGTCGAGGGCCTCGCCGGGGACGGCGAGGAACTGCACCCGATGCAGCGGGCCTTCCTGGACCGCGACGCCTTCCAGTGCGGGTACTGCACGCCGGGACAGATCTGCTCCGCGGTGGGCGTGCTCGCCGAGGCGGCTGCCGGGCACCCGTCCCACGTCACCGACCCGCAGGCCCCCTCCGGCGAGCCCGTCCCGCTGGGCCGCGAGGAGATCCGGGAGCGGCTGAGCGGCAACATCTGCCGGTGCGGGGCCTACCCGCGCATCGCCGACGCGGTCGAGGACGTGATCTGA
- a CDS encoding SDR family NAD(P)-dependent oxidoreductase, protein MNLDLGGRTALVTGSSQGIGAAIAAGLARAGATVGVNGRDAGRLEESVTGLRAEVPDGAFVPVAADLGTEEGAERALETLPDVDILVNNLGVFGAVPALEISDAEWRRYFEINVLAGVRLTRAHLPRMRERGWGRVLYIASDSAVVIPAEMIHYGVSKTALLAVGRGFAKEAAGSGVTVNSVIAGPTRTEGVEDFVYQLVDRDLPWDEAQRAFMREHRPQSLLQRLIEPEEIANLVVYLSSPQASATTGAAVRVDGGYVDSILP, encoded by the coding sequence ATGAACCTCGACCTCGGCGGGCGGACCGCACTGGTGACGGGCTCCTCGCAGGGCATCGGCGCGGCGATCGCCGCCGGTCTGGCCCGGGCCGGTGCCACGGTGGGCGTCAACGGACGCGACGCCGGCCGCCTGGAGGAGAGCGTGACGGGACTGCGGGCCGAGGTGCCGGACGGCGCGTTCGTGCCGGTGGCGGCCGACCTCGGCACCGAGGAGGGCGCCGAGCGGGCCCTGGAGACGCTGCCCGACGTGGACATCCTCGTGAACAACCTCGGCGTCTTCGGCGCCGTTCCCGCGCTGGAGATCAGCGACGCCGAGTGGCGCCGCTACTTCGAGATCAACGTCCTCGCGGGCGTCAGGCTGACGCGCGCCCATCTCCCCCGGATGAGGGAACGGGGCTGGGGCCGGGTGCTGTACATCGCGAGTGACTCGGCCGTCGTGATCCCGGCCGAGATGATCCACTACGGGGTCTCCAAGACGGCCCTGCTCGCGGTGGGCCGCGGCTTCGCCAAGGAGGCGGCCGGCAGCGGCGTCACCGTCAACTCCGTCATCGCGGGGCCGACCCGCACCGAGGGCGTGGAGGACTTCGTGTACCAGCTCGTCGACCGGGACCTCCCCTGGGACGAGGCCCAGCGCGCCTTCATGCGTGAACACCGCCCGCAGTCGCTGCTCCAGCGGCTGATCGAGCCCGAGGAGATCGCCAACCTCGTGGTGTACCTGAGCTCGCCCCAGGCCTCCGCCACCACGGGAGCGGCCGTCCGCGTCGACGGCGGATACGTCGACTCGATCCTGCCGTAG
- a CDS encoding YihY/virulence factor BrkB family protein yields the protein MDRPHLPRRGAHANDGTADADRAPDRTGSGDYGPDAATERAAPDSPTGLPKRSWSALLRRVVSEFKDDELTDRAAALTYYGILSLFPALLVLVSLLGIAGQSATQEVLDNIQKLAPGAARDVITNAVEQLQAKAGLGSVLAVVGLVGAIWSASGYVAAFIRAANAVYDVPEGRPVWKVLPLRVALTVVLLVLAVVSALIVVFTGSLAQQAGTALGVGDTAMTVWTYAKWPVLVLLVTSMIAILYWATPNARGRGFKWVTPGSLLALLIWLVASAGFAFYVANFGSYNKTYGTLAGVIIFLVWLWVTNLAILFGLEFDAELARQRVIDGGHPPDEEPYVEPRDTRAWDEADRRRASPDE from the coding sequence ATGGACCGACCTCACCTCCCCCGTCGCGGGGCACATGCCAACGACGGCACCGCGGACGCGGACCGCGCGCCGGACCGGACCGGGTCCGGGGACTACGGTCCGGACGCCGCCACCGAGCGTGCCGCGCCGGACTCCCCCACCGGACTGCCGAAACGCTCGTGGTCCGCGCTGCTGCGGCGCGTGGTCTCCGAGTTCAAGGACGACGAGCTGACCGACCGCGCCGCCGCCCTCACCTACTACGGCATCCTTTCGCTCTTCCCGGCCCTGCTGGTGCTGGTCTCCCTGCTGGGGATCGCCGGGCAGTCGGCCACCCAGGAGGTCCTGGACAACATCCAGAAGCTCGCGCCCGGCGCCGCGCGGGACGTCATCACCAACGCGGTGGAACAGCTGCAGGCCAAGGCCGGTCTGGGGTCCGTGCTGGCGGTGGTCGGCCTGGTCGGCGCGATCTGGTCGGCGTCCGGCTACGTGGCCGCGTTCATCCGCGCCGCGAACGCGGTGTACGACGTGCCCGAGGGACGCCCCGTGTGGAAGGTGCTGCCGCTGCGGGTGGCGCTGACCGTGGTGCTGCTGGTGCTCGCCGTGGTCAGCGCGCTCATCGTCGTCTTCACCGGCAGCCTGGCCCAGCAGGCGGGCACCGCGCTCGGTGTCGGCGACACCGCGATGACGGTGTGGACGTACGCCAAGTGGCCCGTGCTCGTCCTGCTCGTCACCTCGATGATCGCGATCCTGTACTGGGCCACCCCCAACGCCCGGGGCAGGGGCTTCAAGTGGGTCACGCCGGGCAGCCTGCTCGCGCTGCTGATCTGGCTGGTGGCCTCCGCGGGCTTCGCCTTCTACGTGGCGAACTTCGGCTCGTACAACAAGACCTACGGCACCCTGGCGGGCGTCATCATCTTCCTGGTGTGGCTGTGGGTGACGAACCTGGCCATCCTGTTCGGCCTGGAGTTCGACGCCGAGCTGGCGAGGCAACGGGTGATCGACGGCGGCCATCCGCCGGACGAGGAGCCCTACGTCGAGCCCCGCGACACGCGGGCATGGGACGAGGCCGACCGACGGCGCGCGTCGCCGGACGAGTGA
- a CDS encoding roadblock/LC7 domain-containing protein produces MAVESDVLDELHRLRGRVPQLTGSLAATVDGLVLAHDAPGTEPEGLAALTAAALGVAHRMAEATARGGFRELLLRGADGYVATYAAGPAAVLTLLADGRVNVGRLHLEGRRSGARIGELVADRVGQDRARTAPAKHVTPAAAETDRPIGTLPVRTPQRPAHRPSPQAGGHRRPT; encoded by the coding sequence ATGGCCGTCGAGAGCGACGTGCTGGACGAACTGCACCGCCTGCGAGGCCGCGTGCCCCAGCTGACCGGCTCACTCGCGGCCACGGTCGACGGGCTCGTCCTGGCCCACGACGCACCGGGGACCGAACCCGAGGGGCTCGCCGCGCTCACCGCCGCCGCCCTCGGCGTCGCGCACCGCATGGCCGAGGCCACCGCGCGCGGCGGCTTCCGCGAGCTGCTGCTGCGCGGCGCGGACGGCTACGTCGCCACCTACGCCGCCGGTCCGGCCGCCGTGCTCACCCTGCTCGCCGACGGCCGGGTCAACGTGGGCCGGCTGCATCTGGAGGGCCGGCGCAGCGGCGCGCGGATCGGGGAGCTGGTCGCCGACCGCGTCGGCCAGGACCGCGCCCGCACCGCGCCCGCCAAGCACGTCACCCCCGCGGCCGCGGAGACGGACCGCCCCATCGGGACCCTGCCGGTACGCACCCCGCAGCGGCCCGCGCACCGACCCAGCCCGCAGGCCGGCGGCCACCGCCGGCCGACCTGA